Part of the Streptomyces sp. RFCAC02 genome is shown below.
CCGCAGCCGCGCCACGACGATCTCGGCCTGCTCCCTGACGCTGACCAGCGGGGCGTGGATGTGGTCGACGTACACCTGCGGCTTCGGCTTCGGCTGCATCGCCTTCACCGCGAGCCGGGCGAATCCCTCGGGACCGACGCTGATGACGACCTCGGGCAGCAGCGCGGCGTGGTGCGGTTCGAGGCCGACGGTCCTGGGGTGGCGCAGGCTCTCGGCCGCCATCCGGTCGGCGAGGATGTCGGCCACCCTCTTGTACGCCCGGTACTGGAGCAGCCGCGCGAACAGCAGGTCGCGGGCTTCGAGCAGGGCGAGGTCGGCCTCGTCCTCGACCTCGGCGGCGGGCAGGAGCCGGGCGGCCTTGAGGTCGAGCAGGGTGGCGGCGACGACGAGGAACTCGGTCGTGCGGTCCAGGTCGAGATCGGGTCCCATGGCGCGGATGTGCGCCATGAAGTCGTCGGTGACGCGGGAGAGCGCGACCTCGGTGACATCGAGCTTGTGCCGGGAGATGAGCTGGAGCAGCAGGTCGAACGGCCCCTCGAAGTTCTCCAGGACCACGGTGAAACCGCCGTCGCCGCCGCGGGCGCCCGGCACGCGCCCGCCGGCCGTCGCGTCCCTCGGGGTGTCGGGGGAACCGTCCACCGACGGGCCGGGTGGCGGGGCCGCGGGCGCGGGGGTGGCCGGGGACCCCT
Proteins encoded:
- a CDS encoding segregation/condensation protein A, producing MTPSVPDPRPRRPLGRGPGAAPALPRDEDGGGTGEAPASPPEGSPATPAPAAPPPGPSVDGSPDTPRDATAGGRVPGARGGDGGFTVVLENFEGPFDLLLQLISRHKLDVTEVALSRVTDDFMAHIRAMGPDLDLDRTTEFLVVAATLLDLKAARLLPAAEVEDEADLALLEARDLLFARLLQYRAYKRVADILADRMAAESLRHPRTVGLEPHHAALLPEVVISVGPEGFARLAVKAMQPKPKPQVYVDHIHAPLVSVREQAEIVVARLRERGRAAFTELTADAPDTLTVVARFLALLELYRERAVALDQDEALGPLLVRWTGGAEDSGGALVSGEFDPEREGRAAGRDTAPQEEPAP